Sequence from the candidate division WOR-3 bacterium genome:
GAAGAAAGAGCCGCCGTGCCGGGCGGACTGTCCCAACACAATGTACCATCAGCCGGTAATGCCCCGTGAGGTTCTCGAATACCTTAAGCCGGTCAGCGGGGTCATTATCGATGCCTGCCTGGGCGGAGGCGGGCACGCGCGGTCGATCCTCGAGGCCCTCGCCGCGAGCAACGAGAGAGAGCGCGACGGAAGAGCGTCCGACGGACGCGAGCGGCCGACAGCGCAGCGAGAGGACGGTCAGAGCCGCGGTGGCTGGTCCTCTGGCCTACTAGGCATCGACTGCGACACCGAGGCGCTGGCCTCGGCGAAGAGACAACTGGGTGACTTCAACAATGTTGAGATCGTTCACGCAAACTACGCCGATTTGCCCGCGCTGGTGCGCGAGCGGGGTCTTGCACCCGTGACCGGGGTGCTGTTCGACTTCGGCGCAAGCCTGTACCAGCTCACGTCCGGTTCCCGAGGATTCGCTATCGACGCCGACGGGCCCATCGATATGAGATTCGACCAGACCGCCGAAACCCCGACCGCACTGGACTTGATTCGCAGTTCGTCGGAGAAGACGCTGCGTGACTGGTTCCGGGCGTACGGCGAGGAGCCGATGAGCGGGAGAGTAGCGCGTGTCATCCACGAGAGGCGAAGGGAGCTGCAGACGACCGGCGACCTGGTCAGTGCGGTCAGGGATGCGATGCCGGCCCGGTTCGCACGCAGGGCGTTGGCGCGGGTGTTCCAGGCTTTGAGAATCGTCACCAACCACGAGATTGAGAACATCCGGCGGGGGCTGGCTGCGGCGCTGGAAGTGCTCGCTCCGACCGGCAGGATGGTTGCCATTTCCTATCACTCGCTCGAGGACAAGGAAGTGAAGCTGTTTCTGCGAGCAGGCAGGATTGCCGGGAAGCTGCGGATACTGACGCCGAAGCCGATCCTACCGACCCCGGAGGAGGTGGCACGGAATCCCCGCTCGCGGTCAGCCCGGCTTCGAGCCGCAGAGGTGATGTCGTGAGTATGTTGAGACGGATCGTGTTGGTCTTCGTGCTCTGCGTTCTAGCGGTTGCGTACCTGTACCAGCTCAGCTACAGCGTGAAGTTGACGCGCAACATCTCCCGGCTGGAGACGCAACGGCAGTTGCTGACTGAGCAACTGGAGGGAGCGGACGCTGAGGTTGTCCGGCTCTCCGCGTTCGCCAGAATGGAGTCGCTCTGGGTCGCGCAGGGACGGCCGGCCGCCGAGGGAGACCAGAAGGAGATCGATGCAGGGCAGGTAGTGGCGATGGCGAGACAATCGGAGGCGGATGCGGCGGCCCATTAGTCGGACCAAAGTACTGGTCGCGGCGTTCGCCGCGGTCTGGACCGGCCTGCTCGTCATTCTCGGATACATACAGCTGGGACGCTGGAAGCACTACGAGCGACAGGCGATGGGGCAGCAGGGCGAGACCCTCGACCTGCACGCGACGCGGGGCCGCGTCTATGACGCAAAAGGTCGGCCCCTGACTCTGAATCGGTCCTGCTGTTCGATTCGGATCCTGCCGCAGTGGGCGCGGAACAAGGATACCCTGGCCGGAATACTCGCCGAGTTCGGACTCGCCCAGCGCAAGACAGTCTCGCTGGAGCTGCAGCGCCGCAACCGGCTGTTCTGGTTCAGGCGCGACGTGGACTACAGCGTCGGCGACTCGCTGCGCCGGGTACTGGTTGAGCGGCAATTCAGCAACTGCACCTACGTTGACGACGATTATGTGCGGGTCTACCCGCACGGCGAGTTGTGCGCGAACGTCGTCGGTTTCACGGGCGACGACCGCGGCCGAGCCGGGCTCGAGTTCGAGTACGATTCCGTGCTGAGCGGACGCGGGGGCTGGGTCAAACTCCAGAAGGACGCGATCGGCCGGGCCTTCCCGTATCCGAGCTTCCCGACCAAGCGACCGGTCGCTGGCCTCGATATTCACCTGACCATGGACCTGGACGTGCAGGAGATATGCTACGATGCTCTCCAGCGCCAGGTTGAGGAATGCGGAGCGCTGCGCGGTTCGGCGATAGTCCTGGATGCCGCCAAGGGCTCGATCCTGGGGCTGGCCGACTACCCGGGATACGACCCGATGCGGTTCGGGGCGTTTCCCAAGGAAACGTACAAGTCCGCCGCCCTGTCGGACCAATTTGAGCCGGGGTCGTCGTTCAAGCTGGTCGTGTGTGCCGCGGCGTTGGAGAGTCCGAATGCGGAGTGGCTGATGAGGCAGACCTTTGATGTTTCTTCGGGGTTTGTCCAGATAGGCAAGTACAAGATCCGCGACGTGCACAAGAACGGGGTGCTCGACTTCGCCGGCCTGTTCATCAAGTCGTCGAACCCGGGCTGCGCGCTCCTGTCCATGCAGCTCCGCCCGGAGAAGTACTACGAACTCGCGCGGGCTCTCGGATTCGGCAACGCGACCGGTATCGGCCTGCCGAATGAGGGGAGCGGGTGGATCGATCCGCCTCAGAAGCTGAACCGGCTGCGTTTCGCCAACGTCGCTTTCGGCCAGGGCTTGACCGTTACGCTCTTGCAGCTCGCCGCCGCCTACCTGTGCGTGGCGAACGACGGCGCCTATCTCAGGCCTTATCTCATCGATGCGGTACGTCGGCCCGGGCACCCGCGGCCGGCGCTGTCCGGTCAGGGCTACCACAGCGCGAGCCTCGGCTCCTGGGGAAGGCTGTTGCGCCTGTCGGCCTCCGCGGCGCCGGTGAGGCAATTCAGCCCGAGTCGACTGCGCCAGGCAATCAGGCCGGAGAACGCGCGGCGGATGAAGGACATCCTCGAGCGGGTAGTGACCGAGGGGACCGGGGTGCTGGCGCAGATTGAGGGCGTGTCAGTCTGTGGGAAGACCGGCACCGCCCAGAAGGTCGAGCCGGGCGGCGTCTACTCGAGGACCAAGTCCCGCATGACATTCGTCGGCTTCTTTCCCAAGGAGCAGCCCAGGTACGTCATTGCCGTGCTCATCGACGAGCCGAAGACCATCCGCTTCGCCGGGACTGCTGCCTGCCCGGTATTCAGGCAGATCGGCGAGAGCCTGATCCTGCTGGACAGAATGCGGAGCAGAGAGCCGGGGCTGCTGGCCGGGGCAGAGGTGGGCCGGGGCAGGTCATGAAGAGAATCGGAGATCTGACCAAGGGTGTCCCCTGCACGGTGCTGGGCAATTCGGCGCTGGAGGTGAAGGGCATAGCCTATCACTCGGCCGCAGTCAAACCCGGCTACCTGTTCGTGGCGATCGAGGGATTCAGGGTCTCCGGGCAGCAGTACATTGACGAGGCTGTTAACCGCGGCGCGCTGGCAGTGGCAACGACCGATGTCAATAGCGTACACAAGAGCTGGGTGACCGTGGTCCAGACCAAGATCCCGCGCCGCTTCCTGGCACAGGTCGCGAACCGCTTCTACGACTTCCCGGCCCGCAAGCTGAGCCTGGTCGGCATTACCGGAACAAACGGCAAGACAACCACGGCCTACCTCGTGCGGTCGATGGCGAGGCAGGCTGGCATCGAGCCGGGATTCGTCGGGACGATCGAGTACTTTGACGGCGGCGATACGGTCCGTGCCGGCCAGACCACGCCGGAGAGCCTTGACTTCGTGCAGCTGCTCGCCCGGCTGGCGGAAAAACAGATCCCGCTTTGCATCGCCGAGGTATCATCGCACTCGCTCGCGCTCGACCGCGTCTTCGACCTCGATTTCAAAGTAGGTACTTTCACCAACCTGACTCAGGACCACCTGGATTTCCATCGCACGCTGGACGCGTACCGTGAGGCCAAGATGAGGTTGTTCACCGCGTTGATTCCGAGCGCGACAGCCGTCACCAATCTCGACGATGCCATGGGAAGGGACGTGCCGCACCAGACCAAGTCCCGCGTCATCACCTACGGTACGAGGCCCGACCTGGAGCCTGCACCCGGTATCTGGGGCAAGGTCACCGGCGTGCGGCCGGACGGTCTCGACTGCGAAGTGAATGTCGACGCAAGGACCTGGCCGGTACGGCTCAAGCTCATCGGTCGGCACAATCTGTCGAATCTGCTGGCGGCAGTCGGCACCGGCAAGGCGCTTGGCTGGACTCCGGAGTTGATGGCCGCGGGCGCAGAGACGCTGGCGGCTGTTCCCGGCCGTCTGGAGCCGGTGGATGCCGGGCAGCCGTTCAGGGTCTACGTGGACTTCGCCCACACGCCGGATGCCCTGCGCCGGGTGCTCTCAACCGTGCGTGAATTCACAGCCGGCCGCGTTATCGTCGTGTTCGGGTGCGGCGGCGACCGCGACCGCGGCAAGAGACCTCTGATGGGCGAGGCGGCGGTCCAGCTTGCCGACGCCGCATTAGTCACGTCCGACAATCCCCGCGGCGAACGCCCGCAGGCGATTATCGACGAGATTCTACGTGGCATGGGTTCGGCCGCCAAGGCCGTGGAGTCGGACCGAAAGGAAGCAATCCGCCGGGCACTGATCGAAGCGAAGCCCGGCGACGCGGTCGTGATTGCCGGCAAGGGCCACGAAGACTACCAGATCGTCGGCACCGAGCGGAAGCATTTCGACGACCGCGAAACCGCCCGCGAGTTGCTGCAGGAGATGGTCTAGGTGCTCTACGCCTGGCTGATGTCGCTGCGGGATGCGTTCGGTCCGCTGAACATCGTAAGGTACATCACCGTCCGGGCCGCTGCTGCAGGCGGTCTCGCCATAGTGCTGGTGCTTTTACTTGGCCCGCCCCTCATCCGGCTGGTGCGGCGGCTGAACATCGGCCAGAACGTGCGTGACGAGGTCCCGCAAAGCCACAAGGGGAAGGCCGGCACACCGACGATGGGTGGCGTCTTGATACTTGCGGCCGGGATCATTGCCGTCCTGCTCTTTGCCGATCTGAGGAACCGCCAGATACAACTGGGTCTCTTGGTTGCGACCTGGCTGGGTCTGCTGGGGTTCATCGATGACTACGTCAAAGTAAGACTCAGAAGACCGCGCGGGCTGAGCAAGACTGTGAAGCTTGTGAGCCAGTTCGCACTCTCCTTCTTCGTCGGGGCGGTGCTCTACTTCATCCCGGTGGACCCGGCGAACCGCTCAACCACCAACGTGCTGCTGTTCAAGAATGTGATCGTCCAGTTCGGCTGGTTCTACATTCCCTTCGTTATGCTGGTGATGGTGTCGGCCTCGAATGCGGTGAACCTGGCGGACGGCATCGATGGTCTGGCGGCCGGCCTGGTCATCGTCGCGCTGGGCAGCTACGGCGTGCTCACCTACGTGTCCGGCCACTACAAACTCGCGCAGTACCTGAATGTCATGTTCGTGCCGACCGGCGGCGAGATGACCATCTTCTGTCTGGCCATCGTCGGGGCCTGTATGGGTTTTCTCTGGTTCAACGCCTGGCCGGCGCAGGTCTTCATGGGCGACACCGGGTCACTGCCCCTGGGAGGCATCCTGGGTCTTGCTGCCATCCTCTGTAAGCACGAGATACTGCTGCCGATAGTCGGCGGCGTGCTCGTGATGGAAACCGGGTCGACGCTCCTGCAGATTGCCTGGTTCCATGCCACAGGAGGCAAGAGGCTGTTTCGCATGGCCCCTCTGCATCATCACTTTGAGCTCGCAGGCTGGTCGGAGCCGCAGGTCGTGACCCGGTTCATGATTCTCGCCGTACTCTTCGGGCTGGCAGCTCTGGGGACATTGAAGATCCGATGAAGAGAAAGGGACAGGTTCAGGGGGTCGGGCATTGCAGGGTCAGGGCTACAGCCCAGCTTCCCAGACTCCCTGAGCCCCCGAATCCCTTGTCCCTGCGAGGCACAAGGGTGCTTGTCATAGGCCTCGGGCGTTCGGGGAGAGCAGTTGCCCGGTTCCTGCTGCGGTCAAGAGCGAGAGTTGTCGGATTCGACGAGAACCCTGAGGCCCTCGCGTCACCGGCGGCGTCCTCCCTCAAGCGGGCGGGCATGAAGGTCACGCGGCAGCCGCAAGCGGCCACGGTCGAGTGGGCGGTCGTCAGTCCGGGAATCAGCGACAAGCATGCTTTGGTTCAGGCCCTGCGTCGGCGTTCGATCCCCGTTGTCGATGAACTCGACCTGGCAAGCAGATTCGTGCGTGGCCCGATTATCGCCATCACCGGCACGAATGGCAAGTCGACTACCACTGCTCTGATTGCGCGGATGCTTGAGGGTTTCGGCAAGAGCGTTTTCTGCGGCGGCAATCTGGCGCCGGGCCAGCCGCTTTCGGCAGCGCTGCTGGCGCGACCGAAGGACTACTATGTCGTCGAGGTCTCGAGCTTCCAGCTCGAAAGGGCGCGCTGGTTGAAGCCGAAGGTCGCGGTGATTCTCAACATCACTGCCGACCATCTCAATCGCCATGGCACGGTACGTCGGTATGCCAACTGCAAGCTCACGGTCCTCGACCGCCAGGACCAGGAGGACTACGCAGTCCTCAATCACGATGACCCATTGGTCTATGCGGCCAGGGTTCGCGGTGGAGCAGAGAAACACTTCTTCTCCATGCGGCACCGCGACGTGGATGCGTACCTGGCAGATGGGAGCATTTGGGCAGACGGCCACAAGGTGCAGCCGGCTCGGGAAGTGAAGCTTCCGGGGGCACACAACATCCAGAACTCCCTTGCGGCCATCGCCGCAGTACGACTGCTCGGAGTCGGTCTGCCCCCGATTCGCCGGACGCTCAGGACATTCGCCGGTCTGCCGCATCGGATGGAGCACGTTCGTCGGCTGCACGGAGTGGACTATTTCAACAGCTCCATGACGACCAATCCGGCTGCCGGTGCCAAGTCGCTGGAGGCGGTCGCCGGCCAGCGTGAGCGGCTTTCTTCCGGCGGCAAGAGAGCGAGGCGAGTCATCCTGATCGCCGGGGGAAGAGAGAAGGCCTTGCCGACAGCCGAGTATGTGCGGGCGATGAAGAGGCACGCGACATGGGTTCTTCTGGTCGGTGAGAGCAGCATGCGTCTCGCGCGAGAACTCAGCGCTCTCGGGTTTCGGCGTTTCGACGTACTTGCCGATCTCCCCGCAGCGCTGGTTGCGGCCCGGGCGAAGGCGCAGGCCGGGGACGTAGTGCTCTTCGCGCCTGGTTTCGCGAGCTTCGACCAGTTCCGGGACTTTGAGGCCCGCGGTGAGGCCTTCCGGAAGGAAGTGCAGAGGCTTGACTAGTTACAGGTTGGCTTCAGGTGTTTCGGTCGGACAGTGGCAGGGAGCGCGCCGGCCGG
This genomic interval carries:
- a CDS encoding UDP-N-acetylmuramoyl-L-alanyl-D-glutamate--2,6-diaminopimelate ligase, whose protein sequence is MKRIGDLTKGVPCTVLGNSALEVKGIAYHSAAVKPGYLFVAIEGFRVSGQQYIDEAVNRGALAVATTDVNSVHKSWVTVVQTKIPRRFLAQVANRFYDFPARKLSLVGITGTNGKTTTAYLVRSMARQAGIEPGFVGTIEYFDGGDTVRAGQTTPESLDFVQLLARLAEKQIPLCIAEVSSHSLALDRVFDLDFKVGTFTNLTQDHLDFHRTLDAYREAKMRLFTALIPSATAVTNLDDAMGRDVPHQTKSRVITYGTRPDLEPAPGIWGKVTGVRPDGLDCEVNVDARTWPVRLKLIGRHNLSNLLAAVGTGKALGWTPELMAAGAETLAAVPGRLEPVDAGQPFRVYVDFAHTPDALRRVLSTVREFTAGRVIVVFGCGGDRDRGKRPLMGEAAVQLADAALVTSDNPRGERPQAIIDEILRGMGSAAKAVESDRKEAIRRALIEAKPGDAVVIAGKGHEDYQIVGTERKHFDDRETARELLQEMV
- a CDS encoding penicillin-binding protein 2; translated protein: MRRPISRTKVLVAAFAAVWTGLLVILGYIQLGRWKHYERQAMGQQGETLDLHATRGRVYDAKGRPLTLNRSCCSIRILPQWARNKDTLAGILAEFGLAQRKTVSLELQRRNRLFWFRRDVDYSVGDSLRRVLVERQFSNCTYVDDDYVRVYPHGELCANVVGFTGDDRGRAGLEFEYDSVLSGRGGWVKLQKDAIGRAFPYPSFPTKRPVAGLDIHLTMDLDVQEICYDALQRQVEECGALRGSAIVLDAAKGSILGLADYPGYDPMRFGAFPKETYKSAALSDQFEPGSSFKLVVCAAALESPNAEWLMRQTFDVSSGFVQIGKYKIRDVHKNGVLDFAGLFIKSSNPGCALLSMQLRPEKYYELARALGFGNATGIGLPNEGSGWIDPPQKLNRLRFANVAFGQGLTVTLLQLAAAYLCVANDGAYLRPYLIDAVRRPGHPRPALSGQGYHSASLGSWGRLLRLSASAAPVRQFSPSRLRQAIRPENARRMKDILERVVTEGTGVLAQIEGVSVCGKTGTAQKVEPGGVYSRTKSRMTFVGFFPKEQPRYVIAVLIDEPKTIRFAGTAACPVFRQIGESLILLDRMRSREPGLLAGAEVGRGRS
- a CDS encoding phospho-N-acetylmuramoyl-pentapeptide-transferase yields the protein MSLRDAFGPLNIVRYITVRAAAAGGLAIVLVLLLGPPLIRLVRRLNIGQNVRDEVPQSHKGKAGTPTMGGVLILAAGIIAVLLFADLRNRQIQLGLLVATWLGLLGFIDDYVKVRLRRPRGLSKTVKLVSQFALSFFVGAVLYFIPVDPANRSTTNVLLFKNVIVQFGWFYIPFVMLVMVSASNAVNLADGIDGLAAGLVIVALGSYGVLTYVSGHYKLAQYLNVMFVPTGGEMTIFCLAIVGACMGFLWFNAWPAQVFMGDTGSLPLGGILGLAAILCKHEILLPIVGGVLVMETGSTLLQIAWFHATGGKRLFRMAPLHHHFELAGWSEPQVVTRFMILAVLFGLAALGTLKIR
- the murD gene encoding UDP-N-acetylmuramoyl-L-alanine--D-glutamate ligase, with translation MKRKGQVQGVGHCRVRATAQLPRLPEPPNPLSLRGTRVLVIGLGRSGRAVARFLLRSRARVVGFDENPEALASPAASSLKRAGMKVTRQPQAATVEWAVVSPGISDKHALVQALRRRSIPVVDELDLASRFVRGPIIAITGTNGKSTTTALIARMLEGFGKSVFCGGNLAPGQPLSAALLARPKDYYVVEVSSFQLERARWLKPKVAVILNITADHLNRHGTVRRYANCKLTVLDRQDQEDYAVLNHDDPLVYAARVRGGAEKHFFSMRHRDVDAYLADGSIWADGHKVQPAREVKLPGAHNIQNSLAAIAAVRLLGVGLPPIRRTLRTFAGLPHRMEHVRRLHGVDYFNSSMTTNPAAGAKSLEAVAGQRERLSSGGKRARRVILIAGGREKALPTAEYVRAMKRHATWVLLVGESSMRLARELSALGFRRFDVLADLPAALVAARAKAQAGDVVLFAPGFASFDQFRDFEARGEAFRKEVQRLD